Proteins encoded in a region of the Rutidosis leptorrhynchoides isolate AG116_Rl617_1_P2 chromosome 9, CSIRO_AGI_Rlap_v1, whole genome shotgun sequence genome:
- the LOC139868560 gene encoding labd-13Z-ene-9,15,16-triol synthase, chloroplastic-like has translation MSNMKDELTPATLLVTISIVIVFTLLRYKLRLSSTSPPLPPGPRSLPIVGYLPFLKDDLPLQFTNMARIYGPIFKFFVGNKLHVVISAPELVKEVVRDNDDIFANRYLTVAASVVSYGGQDIAFSNNSSNWRKLRKIFVQELLSNKNLEACSSFPVDEVRKTIKNVYSKCGTKIDIRNITFLTAANIIRRMVWENSLDEGADLGDELQVVCLKVAENLGKPNLSDFFPFLAWLDLQGVERALKREIMKLDRIFEKIIEDRIKSNSKMLDDGFGDAKKKDFLHILLQLKDKNDATSLNITQIKSLLSNIMIGGPDASATLIEWAMAEIIKNCKVMKKIQEELAEIVGVNNIVEESHLVKLQHLDATIKETLRLHSVSPLLIPRVPSQDCKVGGYTIPKGSIVFLNAWSIHRDPRYWDNPLEFNPNRFLVHEGTNKCDYIGNNLKFIPFGSGRRVCPGIPLADKMQMFILASILHSFDWNLPEGEEHDLSEKFAISMKKSKRLLAIPSQRLHDVSLYA, from the exons ATGAGCAACATGAAAGATGAGCTTACACCGGCAACACTACTCGTCACCATTTCAATAGTAATCGTATTTACTCTTTTACGGTACAAGTTGAGACTTTCGAGCACCTCACCACCATTGCCACCAGGTCCGCGTTCGTTGCCAATTGTTGGTTACCTTCCATTTCTTAAAGATGACCTGCCCTTACAGTTCACCAACATGGCACGCATTTACGGCCCAATCTTCAAGTTCTTTGTCGGAAACAAACTTCATGTTGTAATAAGCGCCCCAGAATTAGTAAAGGAGGTTGTTCGTGACAATGACGATATCTTTGCTAACCGCTATCTTACAGTTGCTGCCTCAGTAGTGAGTTATGGAGGCCAAGATATAGCATTTTCTAATAACAGCTCGAACTGGCGTAAGCTACGAAAGATATTCGTACAGGAGCTTTTAAGCAACAAGAATCTTGAAGCTTGTAGTTCTTTTCCAGTGGATGAAgttcgaaaaaccatcaagaatgtTTATAGTAAATGTGGTACAAAAATTGACATTAGGAACATTACCTTTTTGACAGCGGCGAACATCATAAGAAGAATGGTTTGGGAAAACTCATTAGATGAAGGTGCGGATCTTGGAGATGAGTTGCAGGTGGTATGTTTGAAGGTCGCAGAGAATCTTGGAAAACCAAATTTGTCCGATTTCTTCCCTTTTCTTGCTTGGTTAGATCTACAAGGTGTCGAGCGGGCTCTTAAGAGGGAAATTATGAAATTGGATCGTATTTTTGAAAAAATAATTGAAGATAGAATCAAATCTAACTCCAAAATGTTAGATGATGGATTTGGGGATGCAAAAAAGAAAGATTTTCTTCATATCTTATTGCAGCTCAAGGACAAAAATGATGCAACATCACTTAACATCACCCAAATAAAGTCACTCCTCTCG AATATTATGATTGGAGGACCAGATGCATCTGCCACACTAATAGAATGGGCGATGGCAGAAATTATAAAAAATTGCAAGGTTATGAAAAAGATTCAAGAAGAATTGGCAGAAATTGTAGGAGTAAACAACATTGTTGAAGAATCTCATCTCGTAAAACTACAACACTTAGATGCAACTATAAAGGAAACACTCCGGTTGCACTCTGTATCCCCTCTTCTGATTCCGCGGGTCCCAAGTCAAGATTGCAAGGTGGGCGGGTACACAATCCCAAAGGGCTCTATCGTCTTTTTGAATGCTTGGTCCATCCATCGGGATCCTCGGTACTGGGACAATCCTTTGGAGTTTAATCCGAATAGGTTCTTGGTTCACGAAGGCACAAACAAATGTGATTACATCGGAAACAACTTGAAATTCATCCCATTTGGATCAGGGAGAAGAGTGTGTCCAGGTATTCCGTTGGCTGACAAAATGCAAATGTTTATATTGGCTTCAATTTTGCACTCTTTCGACTGGAACCTTCCGGAAGGTGAAGAACATGACCTTTCCGAAAAGTTTGCCATTAGTATGAAAAAAAGTAAACGGCTCCTTGCTATCCCGTCTCAAAGGTTGCATGATGTGAGCCTTTATGCATGA